A portion of the Zootoca vivipara chromosome 6, rZooViv1.1, whole genome shotgun sequence genome contains these proteins:
- the LOC118087949 gene encoding apolipoprotein A-I, which translates to MKLLAVLLSLAAVIGSSSSDEAASTSLTWKQILSPFESFKLPEEISTQAADRFNRVQSHLVDLKDQLLPALQKVTEDLQELNRKVQPFAEAVDQKLRSGISKVQEHVAPYTEKLREQAEQRMETLQQTLATGREKLTQNVEDIRAQLGPLVEDVKTKLQQQTQELRPAIQRLHGNLRQTYESLQDCAEDFQACLAKIMLQPQ; encoded by the exons ATGAAGCttcttgctgttctcctcagCTTGGCCGCCGTCATAG gTTCTTCTTCAAGTGATGAAGCCGCCAGCACCTCCCTGACTTGGAAGCAGATCCTCAGCCCCTTTGAGAGTTTCAAGCTGCCTGAGGAGATCAG CACCCAGGCCGCCGACAGATTCAACAGAGTCCAAAGCCACCTGGTGGATCTGAAGGACCAGCTTCTGCCGGCCCTCCAAAAGGTGACGGAGGACCTGCAGGAGCTGAATCGGAAGGTGCAACCTTTCGCAGAAGCTGTGGACCAGAAGTTGCGGAGTGGCATCAGCAAAGTGCAGGAGCATGTGGCCCCTTACACCGAGAAGCTGCGGGAGCAGGCAGAGCAGCGGATGGAGACCTTGCAGCAGACCCTGGCCACCGGCAGGGAGAAGCTGACACAGAACGTGGAGGATATTCGAGCCCAGCTGGGGCCTCTTGTGGAGGACGTGAAGACCAAACTCCAACAGCAGACCCAGGAGTTGCGCCCCGCCATCCAGCGACTTCACGGCAATCTCAGGCAGACCTACGAAAGCTTGCAAGACTGCGCTGAAGACTTCCAAGCTTGTCTGGCCAAGATCATGCTGCAGCCCCAGTGA
- the LOC118087708 gene encoding apolipoprotein A-I-like isoform X5: protein MKLIVITLVLYLFTGHPTFAQTDKRVSKLDQLKHDLTKFLGKVSEKAWDKLNFVRRSRLGQELRILFRDDVAKLRKFFQDLQAELPPEITQAYHAAVQLSGHALVGASCNLAVLRSATEELYEGLESLVTFYTSPVAEKLGPHTQALRNMVVPRVQELEEKLKQQVEERGPELIPYARKLHRQLHEYQRSLEPYANQAQEKIKLGIETFSQTMQRYVTPLLEAIKKRNTDS from the exons ATGAAGTTAATTGTCATCACACTGGTCTTGTACCTCTTCACAG GCCATCCGACTTTTGCCCAAACAGATAAACGGGTCTCCAAGTTGGACCAGTTAAAGCACGACCTCACTAAATTCCTGGGAAAGGTCAGCGAGAAAGCGTGGGATAAATTGAACTTTGTCAGAAGATCGAGGCTCGGACAAGAACTGAG AATCTTGTTTCGTGATGATGTTGCAAAACTGCGCAAATTCTTCCAGGACCTGCAGGCTGAGCTGCCCCCCGAAATCACACAGGCCTACCATGCGGCAGTTCAGTTGTCTGGGCATGCTCTGGTGGGTGCCAGCTGTAACCTAGCCGTATTACGGTCTGCCACCGAAGAGCTCTACGAGGGGCTGGAATCCCTAGTGACTTTCTACACCAGCCCAGTTGCGGAGAAGTTGGGACCGCACACGCAGGCCCTGAGAAATATGGTCGTCCCCAGGGTGCAGGAGCTGGAGGAGAAGCTGAAGCAGCAAGTGGAAGAAAGGGGGCCTGAGCTGATCCCTTACGCGCGGAAGCTTCACCGCCAGTTGCATGAATACCAGAGGTCCTTAGAGCCTTATGCCAACCAGGCCCAGGAGAAGATCAAGCTGGGCATAGAGACATTTAGCCAGACCATGCAGCGCTACGTCACCCCACTTCTGGAGGCAATCAAAAAACGCAACACAGACTCTTAA
- the LOC118087708 gene encoding apolipoprotein A-I-like isoform X6 has product MKFFILTLSLAVLTGHPTFAQTDKRVSKLDQLKHDLTKFLGKVSEKAWDKLNFVRRSRLGQELRILFRDDVAKLRKFFQDLQAELPPEITQAYHAAVQLSGHALVGASCNLAVLRSATEELYEGLESLVTFYTSPVAEKLGPHTQALRNMVVPRVQELEEKLKQQVEERGPELIPYARKLHRQLHEYQRSLEPYANQAQEKIKLGIETFSQTMQRYVTPLLEAIKKRNTDS; this is encoded by the exons GCCATCCGACTTTTGCCCAAACAGATAAACGGGTCTCCAAGTTGGACCAGTTAAAGCACGACCTCACTAAATTCCTGGGAAAGGTCAGCGAGAAAGCGTGGGATAAATTGAACTTTGTCAGAAGATCGAGGCTCGGACAAGAACTGAG AATCTTGTTTCGTGATGATGTTGCAAAACTGCGCAAATTCTTCCAGGACCTGCAGGCTGAGCTGCCCCCCGAAATCACACAGGCCTACCATGCGGCAGTTCAGTTGTCTGGGCATGCTCTGGTGGGTGCCAGCTGTAACCTAGCCGTATTACGGTCTGCCACCGAAGAGCTCTACGAGGGGCTGGAATCCCTAGTGACTTTCTACACCAGCCCAGTTGCGGAGAAGTTGGGACCGCACACGCAGGCCCTGAGAAATATGGTCGTCCCCAGGGTGCAGGAGCTGGAGGAGAAGCTGAAGCAGCAAGTGGAAGAAAGGGGGCCTGAGCTGATCCCTTACGCGCGGAAGCTTCACCGCCAGTTGCATGAATACCAGAGGTCCTTAGAGCCTTATGCCAACCAGGCCCAGGAGAAGATCAAGCTGGGCATAGAGACATTTAGCCAGACCATGCAGCGCTACGTCACCCCACTTCTGGAGGCAATCAAAAAACGCAACACAGACTCTTAA